Proteins encoded by one window of Halobaculum halobium:
- a CDS encoding ribbon-helix-helix domain-containing protein: MALSANVTVTMPMEMVNNIDEEADLLGMSRAEYIRNAVRTANGTPFDYPNDLLTEKKNAATTEA; this comes from the coding sequence ATGGCGCTATCAGCCAACGTGACCGTCACCATGCCGATGGAGATGGTCAACAACATCGACGAAGAGGCCGATTTGCTCGGGATGAGCCGCGCGGAGTACATCCGCAACGCTGTTCGGACGGCCAACGGAACGCCGTTCGACTACCCCAACGATCTGCTCACCGAGAAGAAGAACGCCGCAACGACCGAAGCATGA
- a CDS encoding winged helix-turn-helix domain-containing protein: MNGGQSHTTPASESEPTPESSNEAESRKPAVTDESPDWDLIGAVAASEHRAAVLERLAESPATPSTIAEATGLDLSHVSGTLGDLRERGAVTLLVPEERRKGRLYDATDAGELVADRVADVGGV, translated from the coding sequence ATGAACGGGGGCCAGTCTCACACCACGCCTGCCAGCGAGTCCGAGCCGACCCCCGAGTCGTCGAACGAGGCCGAATCCCGTAAGCCTGCCGTCACCGACGAGTCCCCTGACTGGGATCTCATCGGGGCGGTCGCGGCCTCGGAACACCGCGCGGCCGTGCTCGAACGGCTCGCGGAGAGTCCGGCGACGCCGTCGACGATCGCGGAGGCTACCGGCCTGGACCTCTCGCACGTCTCTGGGACGCTTGGCGACCTTCGCGAGCGTGGCGCCGTTACGCTGCTGGTGCCCGAAGAGCGCCGGAAGGGCCGCCTGTACGACGCGACCGACGCCGGCGAACTCGTCGCCGACCGCGTCGCCGACGTGGGGGGTGTGTGA
- a CDS encoding zinc ribbon domain-containing protein — protein sequence MSYCPSCGSRLVTRTPFGSGIPRRVCPECPGGDER from the coding sequence GTGAGCTACTGCCCGAGCTGCGGCTCCCGACTCGTTACACGGACGCCGTTTGGCAGCGGGATCCCGCGCCGCGTCTGTCCCGAGTGTCCTGGAGGTGACGAACGGTGA
- a CDS encoding recombinase family protein, whose protein sequence is MTVACYTRVSTAKQNLERQLTSTKQYAEDTLGASLAEIEVYRDKSSGTNTARDAYQRLMSDAEAGEIDAVVAHEVSRVARSITDLERTAERLREAGVELHIVSESLVMKPDEEDPYQRALFQMLGVFGELEARIKRQNIREGIAARQDSDEYRHGPAPLGFEKDDGRLVEGSDYHRVVTVLEQVAADEMSQRAAAQELDAGRKTVRRAVNERAELYGL, encoded by the coding sequence GTGACCGTCGCCTGTTACACCCGCGTTTCCACCGCGAAGCAGAACCTCGAACGGCAGTTGACTTCGACGAAGCAGTACGCCGAGGACACCCTCGGCGCGTCGCTCGCCGAGATCGAGGTCTACCGCGACAAGTCGAGTGGCACCAACACCGCCCGCGACGCCTACCAGCGGCTCATGTCCGACGCGGAGGCCGGCGAGATCGACGCCGTCGTTGCGCACGAGGTCTCGCGCGTCGCCCGCTCCATCACCGACCTGGAGCGCACCGCCGAGCGGCTGCGAGAGGCTGGCGTCGAGCTGCACATCGTCTCCGAGTCGCTGGTGATGAAGCCCGACGAGGAAGATCCGTACCAGCGCGCGCTCTTTCAGATGCTCGGTGTGTTCGGCGAGTTGGAAGCGCGGATCAAGCGTCAGAACATCCGCGAGGGGATCGCGGCGCGCCAGGACTCCGATGAGTATCGGCACGGTCCCGCGCCGCTGGGGTTCGAGAAGGACGACGGTCGGCTCGTCGAGGGCAGCGACTACCACCGCGTCGTTACCGTGCTGGAGCAGGTCGCCGCCGACGAGATGAGCCAGCGCGCGGCGGCGCAGGAACTCGATGCCGGTCGGAAGACGGTCCGGCGGGCGGTGAACGAGCGCGCAGAACTGTACGGGTTGTAG
- a CDS encoding tyrosine-type recombinase/integrase has product MSDAPDLSPREAAQRWLDKRAVSLAEHTLTDYWYRLKQFVDWCEEEEIETMRDLTAWDINQWDAKRAGDDLAPVTLRNHQQTVQDWLQWASDVGLAEDGVGDAIEVPDINRSDHVSEVRLAPDRGEALLKAWRSSPNRASKHHVVLEILWTVGCRMGGLRGLDVSDVDRSAGVLEFRHRPDADTPLKNGVEGERDVGIPDATVEVLDEWISVQRPQVRDDHGRAPLLPTTHGRVSLTTLRNWCYYATVPCRYQDCPHGEKQATCDWFAGRGASQCPSSRSPHQVRSGSISWQRNRGLGVEAVARRVNASVAVIEQHYDHPTKREEFRERESHLIDSLDLEADEHHGETL; this is encoded by the coding sequence GTGAGCGACGCGCCCGACCTCTCTCCCCGGGAAGCCGCCCAACGGTGGCTCGACAAGCGCGCCGTGTCGCTCGCGGAGCACACCCTGACGGACTACTGGTACCGGCTGAAGCAGTTCGTCGACTGGTGTGAGGAGGAGGAGATCGAGACGATGCGCGACCTCACGGCGTGGGACATCAACCAGTGGGACGCGAAGCGCGCCGGCGACGATCTCGCCCCGGTCACGCTTCGGAACCACCAGCAGACGGTCCAAGACTGGTTGCAGTGGGCCAGCGACGTGGGACTCGCTGAGGACGGCGTCGGCGACGCGATCGAGGTGCCCGACATCAACCGCAGCGACCACGTCTCGGAGGTTCGACTCGCGCCCGATCGCGGCGAGGCGCTACTCAAGGCGTGGCGCTCGTCGCCGAACCGCGCCTCGAAGCACCATGTCGTGCTCGAGATCCTGTGGACGGTCGGCTGTCGGATGGGCGGCCTCCGCGGGCTCGACGTGAGCGACGTGGACCGGTCGGCCGGCGTGTTGGAGTTCCGGCACCGGCCGGACGCGGACACTCCGCTGAAGAACGGCGTTGAGGGCGAGCGCGACGTTGGCATTCCCGACGCGACGGTCGAGGTGTTGGACGAGTGGATCAGCGTGCAGCGGCCGCAGGTTCGCGACGACCACGGTCGGGCGCCGCTGCTTCCGACGACGCACGGCCGCGTTTCGTTGACGACGCTACGGAACTGGTGCTACTACGCGACCGTTCCCTGTCGTTACCAGGACTGCCCTCACGGCGAGAAGCAAGCGACGTGCGACTGGTTCGCGGGTCGCGGCGCCTCACAGTGCCCGTCCTCGCGGTCACCGCATCAGGTCCGCTCGGGGAGCATCAGCTGGCAACGTAACCGCGGCCTCGGCGTCGAGGCCGTCGCGCGCCGTGTGAACGCGAGCGTCGCCGTGATCGAACAGCACTACGACCATCCGACGAAGCGCGAGGAGTTCCGCGAACGCGAGTCGCACCTCATCGACTCGTTGGATCTTGAGGCCGACGAACACCACGGTGAGACGCTATGA
- a CDS encoding O-antigen ligase family protein, with the protein MIGVFFVGSFAFITAIKERYVRLTHSDIGIFVLLSILIASSSWSPSPYESMRRAIDLGLMMIYYGSIVVYLGRDDALQELIRVLLIISTLWVGYGVFEIAFGDLTLGIVPYISRNELSRNLLALIPLMALVTHWKTGWTKVAYVGLTASMIFLIPLSGSRGGIVGLVFVLGALTILFLRSIAELELLRLLPAGAVAVILFGLVVLAAVHIGIFPQRLTSIPLTAGAFSPEVLGPQRYDVHKAELVTIQRHWLTGVGYEGFVVLTEKMYEIGSFRAHNLITRVWMAAGIGPVLILLATGLSIIRNYTRAIYNLDSIDQMYLSALFIGFGGITVAGMVNIVIDEPLWYVLIAVGSNLIPEESNRS; encoded by the coding sequence ATGATAGGTGTCTTTTTTGTAGGTTCTTTCGCATTTATAACGGCAATCAAAGAACGATATGTCAGGCTCACGCACTCGGATATTGGAATTTTTGTTCTACTCTCTATCTTGATCGCCAGTTCATCTTGGTCTCCAAGTCCATACGAATCTATGCGCCGAGCTATTGATCTCGGCTTAATGATGATTTATTATGGATCTATCGTAGTATATCTCGGTCGAGATGATGCTCTACAGGAACTCATCCGAGTACTTCTAATTATCTCGACTTTGTGGGTAGGATACGGAGTGTTCGAGATCGCTTTCGGCGACCTCACGCTAGGTATTGTCCCGTATATTAGCCGAAACGAACTTTCGCGCAATCTCTTAGCTCTCATCCCACTCATGGCACTCGTCACCCATTGGAAGACCGGATGGACAAAAGTGGCGTACGTGGGGCTGACTGCGTCTATGATTTTCCTCATTCCTCTTTCGGGTTCCCGGGGAGGTATCGTTGGGCTTGTTTTCGTACTTGGTGCATTGACTATACTGTTTCTTCGGTCTATCGCCGAACTGGAACTCTTGAGACTACTTCCAGCTGGAGCTGTGGCAGTCATATTATTCGGCCTCGTTGTACTTGCTGCAGTCCATATCGGCATATTCCCACAAAGACTAACGAGTATCCCGCTCACAGCGGGCGCGTTCTCGCCTGAGGTTTTGGGACCGCAGCGCTATGATGTTCACAAAGCGGAGCTTGTTACAATTCAGCGGCACTGGTTGACTGGTGTCGGATACGAAGGGTTTGTTGTCTTGACTGAGAAAATGTACGAGATCGGCTCCTTCCGGGCACACAATCTGATTACACGTGTCTGGATGGCGGCTGGTATTGGACCAGTTCTCATACTGCTGGCAACCGGATTATCCATCATTCGCAATTATACTCGAGCGATCTACAATCTGGATAGTATAGATCAGATGTACCTCTCAGCACTCTTTATTGGATTTGGTGGGATCACCGTCGCCGGAATGGTCAACATCGTGATTGACGAGCCACTTTGGTATGTCTTGATTGCTGTCGGGAGCAACTTGATTCCGGAAGAATCCAATAGGAGTTGA